Proteins encoded in a region of the Eschrichtius robustus isolate mEscRob2 chromosome 14, mEscRob2.pri, whole genome shotgun sequence genome:
- the CCBE1 gene encoding collagen and calcium-binding EGF domain-containing protein 1 isoform X2, with protein MGPWLGHTTAPLGWRKCCKGYKFVLGQCIPEDYDVCAEAPCEQQCTDNFGRVLCTCYPGYRYDRERHRRREKPYCLDIDECATSNETLCAHICVNTLGSYRCECREGYIQEDDGRTCTKGDKYPNDTGHDEKAKNAMRAGTCCATCKEFHQMKQTVLQLKQKIALLPNSAADLGKYITGDKVLASNAYIPGPPGLPGGQGPPGSPGPKGSPGFPGIPGPPGQPGPRGSMGPMGPSPDLSHIKQGRRGPVGPPGAPGRDGSKGERGAPGPRGSPGPPGSFDFLLLMLADIRNDIAELQEKVFGHRTHSSAEEFPLPQEFSTSPETMDFGSGDDNPKRTETRDLGTHRDFYP; from the exons ATTATGATGTATGTGCTGAGGCTCCCTGTGAACAGCAGTGCACAGATAACTTCGGCCGAGTGCTGTGTACGTGTTACCCAGGATACCGATATGACCGGGAGAGGCACCGGAGGCGGGAGAAGCCGTACTGTCTGG ATATCGACGAGTGTGCCACCAGTAACGAAACGCTGTGTGCACACATCTGCGTCAACACCTTGGGCAGCTACCGCTGTGAGTGCCGGGAGGGCTACATCCAGGAGGACGACGGGAGGACATGCACCAAGGGGGACAAATACCCCAACGACACTG GGCACGATGAGAAGGCGAAGAACGCAATGAGAGCCGGCACCTGCTGTGCCACGTGCAAGGAGTTTCACCAGATGAAGCAGACGGTCCTGCAGCTGAAGCAGAAG ATTGCCCTGCTCCCCAACAGCGCTGCGGACCTGGGCAAGTACATCACTGGTGACAAGGTGCTGGCCTCAAACGCCTACATTCCAGGACCTCCTGGCCTGCCTGGGGGTCAGGGCCCCCCCG GCTCACCAGGACCAAAGGGGAGCCCAGGCTTCCCAGGTATTCCAGGCCCCCCCGGGCAGCCCGGCCCACGGGGCTCAATGGGACCCATGGGACCGTCTCCTGATCTGTCCCACATTAAGCAAGGCCGGAGGGGCCCTGTG GGTCCACCAGGTGCCCCAGGAAGAGATGGTTCTAAG GGGGAAAGAGGAGCGCCTGGCCCCCGAGGGTCTCCA GGACCCCCTGGTTCCTTTGACTTCCTGCTGCTTATGCTGGCGGACATCCGCAACGACATCGCCGAGCTGCAGGAAAAGGTGTTCGGGCACCGGACTCACTCTTCAGCAGAGGAGTTCCCGTTACCTCAGGAATTTTCCACCTCTCCAGAGACCATGGACTTCGGCTCTGGAGATGACAACCCCAAAAGAACCGAGACCAGAGACTTGGGAACCCACAGAGACTTCTATCCTTAG